Genomic segment of Halorussus sp. MSC15.2:
CGAACTCCTCGATGTCCTTCTTGTTCTCGAAGCCGAGTCGCTCCTCGACTTTCGTCTCGATGGGCAGGCCGTGCATGTCGTAGCCCGGCCGGTCGGTCACGTCGTGGCCCTGCATCCGCAGGTAGCGGATGTAGGCGTCCTTCAGCGTCTTGTTCCACGTCGTGCCCATGTGGGCCGCTCCGGAGGTGTACGGCGGCCCGTCCACGAAGAAGTACGGCTCCCCGTCGGCGCGATGCTCCTTGGCCTTTCGGTAGGCGTCCACGTCGTCCCAGTAGTCGAACACCCGGTCTTCGACCTCGTGGGGTTCGTACTGGTCCGCGACTTCGCCGAACCTGCTCATACCTGTTGTGTTCTTCCCCGAAGTTAAATCGGGTTCGGTTGTGCAGTCGCGTCTGCGCGGGCAGACGCAGTGTCGATGGACTCGTGGTCCCCTCCGGGTCGCGACCTACCTCCGCCGACCGACTACTGGCCGGTACTGTCCCACTCGTCGAAGCGAGACGGTTCGCCGCGAGCGCCGCGGAGCCACCGGTAGCCGTAGGGCGAGACCGCGAACTCGTGGGTCGTCCCGTCGAGCGGTTCGTAGTCGCGGTCGGCGAACATGTCCACGAGTTGGGTGGTTTCGGGTAACTCGAACGAGACCGTCGTCTCCTCGTCGGCGAGATTGTGGACCGCCACGACGCTCCGCCCGTCCCACGTACACCGGTGGACCATCACGCCCGGCGGCGTCGTCTCCACGAGGTCGAACTCCCCCCAACCGACTTCCGGATTCTGCTTCCGGAGGTGGACGAGTCGCTGTACCCAGTTGAACAGCGAGTCCGGGTCGAACTGCTGGTCCAACACGTTCACGTTCTCGTAGCCGTACTCTCCCTCGTCCACCACCGGCGCGACGAGTTGCTCGGCGGGCGCGTCCGAGAACCCGGCGTTCACCTCGGACGACCACTGCATCGGCGTGCGCACGGCGTCGCGCCCCGCCAGCGAGAGGTCGTCGCCCATCCCGATTTCGTCGCCGTAGACGACCATCGGTGTCCCCGGTAGCGAGAACAGGAGACTGTAGGCGAGTCGGAGTTGCCGCCCGTCGTCGAGCATCGGCGCGAGTCGGCGGCGGATGCCCCGGCCGAAGATGCGCATGTTCTCCTCGGGCGCGAACGCCTCGAACACGTCCCGGCGCTCGGACTCGGTGAGGCGTTCGAGGTCCAACTCGTCGAGGTTGCGCAGGAAGTTAAGCCACTGGCCTTCGGTCGGCACCGAGGGGAGCAGTCGCAGTCCCTCGACGACGGGTTCGACGTTCTCGCGGGCGAGACCCAGAAACAGGTAGTTGTCGAGCAGGAAGTTGAACAGCAGGTTGAGTTCGTCACCGTCGCCGAAGAACTCGCCGAGTCGGCGCGGTTCCTCGTCCACCTCGCCGAGGAGGACGGCGTCGCCCTTGCGCTTGGTCACGAAGCTACGGAAGTTGCGCACGATTCCGTGCGGGTCGTCGGGTCTCGTGGATTCGAGGCCCTTCGCTTCGACCATGTGGGAGGCGGCGTCGAGGCGGAACCCGTCCACGCCAAGTCGGAGCCAGAATCCCATGATATTGCGTATCTCCTGACGCACGTCCGGGTTCGAGAGGTTCAGACCGGGTTCGTAGTCGTAGAAGCGGTGGAAGTAGTAGGCGTCGGCGACTTCGTCGTAGGTCCAGACGCTCTCCTCTTGCCCGGGGAATATCGTCTCGGCGTCGACCGACGCCGATTCGGGGTCGTCGGTCCAAGCGTAGTAGTCGCGGTACTTCGAGTCGGGGTCCTCGCGGGCCTTCTGGAACCACGGATGCTGGTCCGACGTGTGGTTGACCACGAGGTCCACGAGGACGCGGATGCCGCGGTTCTCGGCCCCGTGGAGGAACTCGGCGAAGTCGCCCAGCGTGCCGAGTCGGTCGTCGATTCCGTAGTAGTCGGCCACGTCGTAGCCGTTGTCGCGCATCGGACTCGGGAAGAACGGGAGGAGCCAGATGCAGTCTACGCCGAGTCGCGAGAGGTAGTCCAGTCGGTCCGTGAGACCGTGGAAGTCGCCGACGCCGTCGCCGTCGGAGTCGTCGAACCGTTTGACGTCGACGGCGTAGACGACGCTGTTCTTGTACCAGTGGTCGCTTCCCCCCATCGTTCGCTACGTGTACGGGACTGAGTGGTAAGTTCTCTGTGGCGGCATCGACGGCCGCCACGACTTTTATGCGACTGTCCACCGAGAGACGCGTGGGGGAATAGCATGGTCGGGAAGAAGCGATGGGCCATCGCGGAGGGGTACGTCCCCGAAACGAGCCACGGTCCGGAACCCGAGATGACCAGCCACGAGACCGTCTGCGTCCTGAACGCGACCGGCGAGGACGCGCACGTCGAGATAACTGTCTACTACACCGACGAGGACCCGGTCGGTCCCTACGAGGTGACGGTGCCCGCCGAGCGCACGAAGCACGTCCGGTTCAACGGACTCGACGACCCCGAACCAATTCCGAAGGGGACGCCGTTCGCCAGCGTCGTCGAGTCCAATGTGCCGATAGTCTGCCAGCACACCCGCCTCGACTCGCGACAGGCTGAGAACGCGCTGCTGACGACGGTTCCGTACGGGGCCGAGTAGAACGGGAGCGAACTGATGACTGACATCGGTTACCACGCCTCCCACGAGCAGTTCGCGCCCAGCGACCTCCTGGAGTACGTCAGGCGCGCCGAGGAGGCGGGGTTCACGGACGTCCTCGCGTCGGACCACTTCCACCCGTGGAGCGAGCGGCAGGGCGAGGCGGGGTTCGTCTGGTCGTGGCTGGGCGCGGCGATGGAGACCACGTCGATGACGTTCGGCACCGTGAACGCGCCGGGGTACCGCTACCACCCGACCATCGTCGCGCAGGCCGCGGCGACGCTCCGGTCGATGTACCCCGAGCGGTTCTGGCTGTCGGTCGGCAGCGGCGAGTTGCTCAACGAACACGTGACCGGCGAGAGGTGGCCGGGGAAGGACGAACGGAACGCGCGACTCGAAGCGTGCGCCGAGGTCATGCGACGGCTCTGGGACGGCGAGACGGTGACTCACCACGGGCAGGTTACAGTGGAAGACGCCCGACTCCACACCCTGCCCGACACAGCGCCGCCCCTCGTCGGCGCGGCGCTGTCGGAGCAGACCGCCCGCTGGCTCGCGGAGTGGGCCGACGGCATGGTCACGGTCGCCACGACCGACCACGAGTCGCTGCAGCGCCGCATCGAAGCGTTCCGGGAGCGAGCGCCCGACGCCCCGGTCTACCTCAAGGTCCAACTGTCCTACGCCGAGGACGAGGAGACGGCGCTGGAGGGCGCGTACGACCAGTGGCGGACGAACTGCGTGCCCGGACCTGTGACCCAGAACCTCCGCACCACCGAGCAGTACGACGCGGTGGGCGAGACGGTCACCAGAGAGGAGGTGAAGGAGAACGTCCGAGTGTCGGCCGACCTCGACCGGCACGTCGAGTGGTTGCGCGAGGACCTCGCGCTCGACGTGGAGAAGGTGTTCCTACACAACGTCAACCGGGAGCAGGAGCAGTTCGTGGACGCGTTCGGCGAGCGGGTGCTGCCGGAGTTCGAGTGAACCGCGTCGGACGGGCGACGCCGTGGAAACCGAACCGCACTCAGAGGACGTCTGGGAGTCGCCAGAGGGTCGATAGCTCGTAGGTCGGTGAGACCGCCACCTCGCGCTCGGGCCGGCGCTCGCGTCGCAGGAGCGCGGAGTCGATACCGGCGTTGTCGGCCGCCTTGACGTCTACCGGGCGGTCGCCGACGTACAGGGCGGTGTCGGCGTCGAGCGTCTCCATCGCGGTCTCGATGTTCTGCGGGTCGGGTTTGCGGCGTTCGAGTCCCGACGGCGTGAACCGACAGCCGTGGACCGTCTCGAAGCAATCCGTCAGGTCGAACTGACGCAGCAGAAACGAGAGCACGCGGGGGTGGTTGTCACTGACGATACCGAGCGAGTAGTCCAGGTCGCAAATCGCGGTGACGTCGTCGTAGTGCGAACGGACGCCGGACCGAATCTCGGACAGTTGCGCCCGAATCGCCTCCCGCGCGGCCTCCGTGCAGAAGGTGTCGCGGTCGATGTCGGCCGCCCGACAGCGGTCGGTGATGGCCGAGAGGTTCCCCCGGAAGAAGTCGGCGACGATATTCTCCGGCGGGGCGGACAGTTCGAACCGTCGCTGGACGCGCCCCATCGCGTCCGTCATGGTCTCTCGGTCGGGCATCTCCGCGATGACGCCGTCGCAATCGAACAGTACCGCGTCGTAGGTCATCGTGTCCGGATGGTCTCTCTTCGAGACGTAAAACGCTATCCGGTGGGAGGCGTTCAGGGGGTGAGCGACGCTCACGGGGTGAACGCGCCGTACCGAAACACGCAAGTATCATACATTTGAGGGCAGAGCCATGGAGAACCCCGCCGAGGCTGCGCTAGAGCGACTCGGGTTCCTGACCGCGTCACCGAATCGCGTCCGCCTGTTGCGGTCACTCTCCACGAACACGGCACCGCCGGACGCGCTGGGAGAGGATTTGGACCTCCCTCGCTCGACACTCCAGCGAAACCTCACCGCCCTCGAAGAGCAGGGATACGTCTCTCACGAGGTCACGGAGAACCGATACGAGATAACCGTTGCCGGGGAACTCGCTTTCAAAGCGGTCGAAGACGCGCTCTCGACGGTCGAACTCGCGGCGTCGCTCGGTCCGTTCTTCGAGCGTTTTCCGACCGAACTTCCCGTCGAGACGGACTCGTTACGGTCGTGTGACGTGACGGTGTCCACGACAGACACCCCGTTCGAACCGCTCTACCACGTCCGACGGAACGTGATGGACGCGACGAGCGTGAAAGGGTTCGTGCCGACGCTCAATCCGCTCTACCTCGAAACGCTCCGTGATTGTGTCCCCGAACAGTTGACCCTCGACGTCATCGCACCGCCCACCGCGTACGAATCGGCGAATCCCGATTACGACGAGACGTTCGCGACGCTCGAAGCGGCCGACGACGTGACGCTCCGCGAAGCGAGCGCGGTACCGGAGTACGCGCTCGGAATCGTCGACGAGACGGTTCTGCTCGGGGCGTTCGACGAACGGATGCGAACGCATTCGGTGCTGGAGGCACCGTCGCAACCGGAACTGCTGGAGTGGGCCGAAGCGAAGTACGACGAAGTCGAGGCGGCGTCGATACCTCGCTGAGGAACCCTCCGCAGAAGCGAGAGAGTTCCCGACGGACGGTAGCCTCAAGCTTATACGCCGCGCCGTCGAACCGCCACGATACAGCATGAGTCGAGACGACTGCATCTTCTGCCAGATAGTCGAAGGCGACATCCCGAGTCGAACCGTCTTCGAGGACGACACCGCGATGGCCTTCCTCGACGCGAATCCGCTCGCGCCGGGCCACACGCTCGTCATCCCGAAGGAACACCACGAGACGCTCGAAGAGACGCCAGAAGACGTGGCCGCCCACGTCTTCGGCGCGCTCCACCGCCTCAACACCGCGGTCGAACACGCCGTGGACGCCGACGGGACCAACGTCGCGTTCAACAACGGCGAGGCCGCCGGACAGGAAGTTCCCCACGTCCACGGCCACATCATCCCGCGGTTCGAGGGCGACGGCGGGAACCCGATTCACGCGGTCGCGGGCAAGCGCCCGGACCTCACCGAGGATGAACTGGACGAAATAGCCGAGGAGATTCACAGCCAGCGCGACTGAACGGCGCGAGTGGGACCGTCGCAGCGAACCGTCGTCCGGGGGACTCGACCGAAGCGCACTCTTTTATATCAAGCCGTAGCAACCTCGAACCAATGGCCTACTCGACTGCCGCGCTCGTCGGCGCGACCGGCGGCGCGGGCACGACCCGACTCGCCGTCGAACTCGGGGCGACGCTGGCCCGCGACGGCCGCGAAGTGGCGATTCTCGACGCCGCGTTCGCCACCGAGGGACTCGCTCGCCACGTCTCGGGCCGCATCGACGCCGACGTGACCGCGCTCCTGACCGAGGACGAAACGGTCCAAGCTGACCGACTGCCCGCGGAGGGTCTCCGAGAACACCCCGCGACCGCCGACCTCGCGGGCCGACTCGCACTCTGTCCGGCCCACGCGCCCTTCGAGCGACTGGCTCGCGCGAAAACCACCGACGCCGCCCGGCGGTTCGAGACCCTGCTCGGCGAGACCGCCTCGGCGTACGACCACGTGCTGGTGGACGCGCCGCCCGTCGCGTCGAATCAGGCCGTCGCCGCGGTTACCGCGGCCGAGTGTGTCGCGGTCGTCGCACCCGCGAGCGAGCGTGGCGTGGACGCGCTCCAGCGCGCTCGCGGCCGGGTCGCCGACGTGGGTGCGAGCGTGGACGCCGTAGTTGCCAACCGCGCCGAACCCGAGCATCCGGTCCGGAGCGCGGACGCCGCAGTTCCGGAGAGCGAAGTGCGGACCGTCGAGGGGGTTCCGGCCAGCGCCCCGGACCCGGAAACGGCCTTCGCGCCCGCGGTCGCTCACGTCGCGGAGGTCGTCTTCGACGCCGAACTAGGACTGGAGTTCGAGGAATCGGGACTACTCGACTTCGACGCCGAGGAGTTGCTGCCGGACGCGCTCTCTTGACGGCAGTCCGCGACTTCCGGAGCGACACTCCGTCGCCACTCTGACGGGGCGAGCGCGGACCGTCTCTGCCCTGTTGCCGAAAGTTCAAGGAGGAGGGAGACGGCCGTCTCTCGGGTTTGCGGCAGGCGTCCTTCTAGTCGGGACCGGCCAACATATTTTATTCACCACTATATATTAGAAATATAAGGCCTTAACCGCAGAGTTATTAATTTTTGACTGCAGCATGACGAAGGAAAACGAATCCGGGCGTGGACGTAACGAAACGGTAAACCGGCGGACGGCCCTCAAAGCACTCGGAGCGGCGGGCGCGGCCGTCACCGGAACCGGTGTCCTCGGGACCGTCTCGGCGGCGGACCCGAACCAGAAGTACATCGCGATACAGCGGGCGGCCAACGAGATTCGCGAGAAGCAGGGCCGACAGGCGATGCTCCGGTTCCTCCGGAAGCAGGGCATCGACTACGCCACCGTGCGGAAGCCGATGGCCATCGAGGGCGAGGACGGAATCTCCACCAACGAATTCAGCAACGTCGACGGCGGAAGCTATTGTGACATCTGCTTGGACTTCACGCTGTACACCAACTCCAACAACACCATCTACACCATCGACATGGAGTGGACGTACAAGCTCGAAAACAGCGACTACGGCCAGCAACCAAACGACGGGGCCGCGCTCTACTACACCGACAGCGCGTGGGACTACTACTCCAACTCCCTGAGCGAGACGACCTACACCAGTAGCAACGTCTCGACGGAGGACGACAACAACAACGACGGCGTCGCCTACTCCGTGAACGACGTGTCGGCCGGTGACGGTGACCGACTCTACTGCGGGCTGAACATCGAACCCATCGGCGACTACAGCGCCAGCGAGCGGGAGGTCTTCGGCCAGTACATGCACACGTGGACGGACGTGGAGGTCAACTCGTCGTTCGGCGTCTCGTTCCCGGCCGGAATCTCGGTGAGCTACTCGGTCGATACCAACGTGAATCAGGAGAAGACGGGAACCGAAGGAGACGGCGACACCCTGATGACCCTCGACCAGTCCGAGGCAACCCTCGACTGAGCGGAATCGCCGAGACGCTATATTTTGACCGACCGGCCGCTACATTAAAAATGATACTACCCGGTAATACGTTCGTGAGAACATGAAGCGGCGTCAACTACTCGAAGCCGCGTTAGTCGCCAGCATCGGGAGCGCAGGTTGTCTAGACCGCCTGTCGGGGACCACGCGCACCCCGGCACACACCGTTTCGGTGTACCACGTGGACCAAGCGGTCACGCGAGACGTGAACGTCGTCGTCCGGAACGACGCTGGCGAGACGCTCTTCGAGCGGTCGTACACGATGTCCGAGTCGAACGAGGCCCACGAAGACGCCACGTTTCCGGAGTCGAGCGACCCCTCCACCGTACTCGTCACTGTAGACGGGAGGGAGTTCGAGAGACAATGGCCGAACCCCGACTGTTCCGGGGACAACTGGGCCGGCGTCGAGGTGTGGATTCGCGGACCGTCGGGGTCAGCCCCCAGCGTCGAGGTGAAAGGAAACTGCCAACACGTGTACGTGGAGACGTAACCCGACGAGAGCGTCTCAAAGGAGTTCGCCAGTGCCGCTCATCGTCCCGGCCAGCGCGTCGCGTTTCGCGACCGCGGCGTCCCCGTCGCGGGCGAACGCCCCCTCCACGAGGTCGCTCGCGCCCGGAATCGGGTCGTGAGTCTCGACGAACGTCGCCAGCGCGAACTCCGTCTCGTTCGCGCCTGAAAGTTCGCGTGCCTCGGTCCGCGAGAGGTCGGCCGAGAGCCAATCACCGATAATCCGGTGGGCCTCGGTCGTCAGCGGGGAGACGCCCTCGCACCCCAGCAGGTGGAGCGTCTTGGCCGCGGTCATCGGGGCGACCCCCGCCTCGTGGGCGCTGTCGCCGACCGACCGGCCGGAAGTGTGACCTTCGACTATCACGGCCGCGGAGGCGGCGTCACAGGGTAGGTCGTCGGCGAACTCGGCGAGTCGCTCTCGGAGGTCGGCGTCGCTGGTCGCCGTGGCGTCCACCGAGGCGACGCCGCGGTCGCGCTGCTCGGTGGTGACTTCCAGACCGTCGGCGATGTCCGAGAGCGGCATGCGAGGAGATTGTCACGTCATCGACTTAAATTCGGCCGTTGAGAATCGGAATCGATAACGCCACGGTCGGCAGAGCCTACCGATTACCGGTACGTTCCTCGGCGGAGAGCGGGAGGTTTCGCACCGCTCCGGCCTTCCTTTAAATACGATATCGGGCGAAGTTTCGACTGTAATGAGCGAAGCACACGCGACGGCACGAACCTGCCCCGAATGCGACGGCCGACTGACTCCCGACAGCGACGAGACTGTCTGTACGGACTGCGGTCTCGTCGTCTCGGAGGACCGCATCGACCGCGGCCCGGAGTGGCGGTCGTTCGAGGACGACGACACCTCCGAGAAGCGCACCGGCGCGCCCCTCACCCGGTCGCGCCACGACCGCGGACTGACGACCGAAATCGGCCACGACGGCGACTTGCGGTTGACGGGGCGCAAGCGACGGCGAGTCGCGCGGATGCGCAAGCACCACGAGCGCTCCAAAATCGGGTCGAAGACGGAGCGAAATCAGGTCTACGCGTTTACCGAGATTCGGCGACTCGTGAGCGCGCTCGACCTCTCGCGGAACGTCCGGGACCGGGCCTGCGTCCTGTTCGAGTCGGCCCAGTCCGAGGACCTGCTCCGGGGGCGGTCGCTGGAGGGGTTCACGGCCGCCGCGGTGTACGCGACCTGTCGGACCGCCTCGGTCTCCCGTACGCTCGACGAAGTGCTGGAGGTGGCGCGGGCGAGACGCGGCGAACTCAAGACGGCGTACGACGCGATGAACCGCGAACTCGGACTGCCGACCGGTCCCATCGACCCGAAAGAGTACCTGCCGCGGTTCGCCAGCAGACTCGGCCTGCCGACCGACATCGAGCGCGAGGCGGCCGAACTGGTCGAACGGGGCTACGAGGAGAATCTGGTCTCTGGCCGGAACCCCGGCGGGTTCGCCGCGGCGTGTCTCTACACCGTGGCACGCGGGACGCGCCACCGGATGACCCAGAAGGAGGCCGCCGAGGTGGCCGACGTGACCGCCGTGACGCTCCGGTCGTCGTACCGGGACCTACAGGACTGACGACTGTTCTTCGGTCGCGAGACGTGTCTCTTCTGCGAGTTCGACGAAGCGCTCAGCGACGTGGCTCCCCGTCGCGAACGCCGATACCGGCGAGCAGTTGCGCTGTGCCCGGCGAACGCGTTCGTCGTCGGGAATCGGCACGACCGGCGCACCGAGCGCCCGGCGGACGCGTTCGGTCGGCGGCCGGTCGCCGGTCCGGTTGAGCGCGACGGCGGCCAGTCCCGCGTCGAGTTCGCGGGCGAGTTCACGCGTCCGGAGGGCGTCGGCCAGCGCGAACTCGCGGGGCGACGTGACGAGGACGGTCGCGTCTCCCGCGAGCAGAGGCATCCCCGCGTCGGCGGCCATCCCCGCGGGACAGTCTACGACGACGGTCTCGTAGGCGTCTTCGACCGCTTCGACCGCCGCGACGAGACCGGTCACGTCCCCGGCGCGCGCTCCGGCGAGCGTACGACCGCACGGGAGCAGGCGCACGGGACCGCCCTCGCGAACTGCTTCGAGGGGGTCGGCCCGGTCGGCCAGTACGTCGTGGAGGTCCGGGCCGCGCCGCGCGGCGAGGTCGGCCATGGCGAGGTCGGCGTCCACGACCACGGCATCGAGTTCCGCGCCGAGATTGAGCGCGACGGTGGACTTGCCGACGCCGCCTTTCCCGCCTGCGACGGCCAGTATCACGGCGACCTCCGCGAGGGCCGGTCCCGAAGACGCTCGACGCGACGAGCGACGGCCGCGAGCGCGTCCCGGTCGTCGGGCGTCGTCGCGGGGGCGCGACCGAGTCGGTCTCACCGTCGGAGCGCGCTTCGACGGCCGAGAGCCACACTTCGACCGCGTCGGGTATCGGCGGTTGCGAAGTCGGCGACTCACGCTCGGGGTTCGACTCCGCGGCGGGAACGGCGTCGGCGGGCGGTCGGGGGTCTCCGAGCGCACGGACGACGCCCTCGGGAGTCGCGTCGTCCCCGAAGGTGTCGGGGTCGGCCTCGCACTCGGATTCTCCGGCGCGTTCGGTCCAGACGAGTTCGGCCGGAGGACGACTTTCGGACGGTGGTTCGGCCTCGGTCGAGGATTCGAGTTCGACCGCGGACTCGGCGGACGCGGGACTCGCGTATCCCAGCGCCCGCCGGTCCTCGGCCGCGACGACGCCCTCGAACCCGCCGTCGTCCCACCCCGCGGCGGGAACGCCTTCGCGGCGGGGTGGCCAGACCGGACCGTCGAGGCGGTTCCCGACCCTGACACGGCGGGCGGTGGCCGACGGGTTCCGGACGACGAGTTCCACGAGCGTGACTCCGGCGTGCGACTCGGCGCGGCAGTCGAGTTCGACCATGGCCGGGGTTCGTCGCGTCCTCGGTGATAAAGTTGGGCGAGGAGCGTGCTAGAGTCGAATCACGGGACCGTCCAGCCACTCGGCGGCCTCGGCCGCGCTCTCGAAGGGGTCGGTCTCGCGGGCCAGCACGACCGGGGCGTCGTACGCCGCCACGCGGGCGACGGCGAGCGCCGACTCGACCGACTCCCCGATGTCGCCGTCCGGAACAGCGTCACGGGCGTCGGCGAACGCGCTCCGTACCTCGTCGGCGAGGTGTTCGCGGGCGGCCCGCCGGAGGTTGTCCGCGCGGTCCGCGAGTCGGAGACGCTCGCGTCTGCGCTGGCGGTTAGCCCGCGCTCGTTCGCGGGCCTCGGTCAGTGCCTGCTCGGCCGCGATGCGCTCGGTCTGGACCTCCGAGAGGCGGCGAGTCGCCTCGGCGAGGTCGGCCTCCGCGTCGGTGGGGTCCGCGTCGGCGTCGCGGAGCGCCTGCACCCGACCGCGGAGGGTGGCGACGCGCTCGCGCATCTCCTCTGTGGCGTCGTTGGCGTCCGCGACTCGGCGGCGAGCGCGTTCGAGGTCGAGTTCCGGCACGTCGAGCGCGTCGCGGCGGTCCCGAACTGCGGCGAGTTCGTCGGCCTGCGGTGCAGTGTGGCCCCGCGTTCGGGCGGCCGCCGCGAGTGCGGGCCGGACCGAGAGGTCCATCTCGGCGCGAATCACGCCGACGTGGTCGTGGACGGGACCGGGGTCCGGGCAGTCGATAGCGAGCGCGCCATCGTACTCGCCACCGCAGTCGCTCCCGACGGTACAGTCACGGTCGAAGTCTCGGCCGCCATCGCCACGAACTTCACGGGCGACGTCGCGTAAGGAGAGAGCCTCAGACCGCGATTCGCCGACGTCCTCGGCGTGAGAGTGGAAGAGACGCCGAAGGTCCATCGCCCGACCGGTCCGAACCGCTCCGGCGACGCGAACCTTCATAGCTTGGCGTCGCGCATCGAGTCGAGGTCCGGATGGTCGGTTCCGACGGCGAACTTGGCGTACGGCGTGCTCGGGTGCTCGCGGTCCTCGTAGGCGGTGGCCGCGTTCCGAACTCGTTCGGACACGGCTTCGAACTCGTTGAACGGCGCGGTCTGCTCGACCTGTACGTCGGCGGCGTGCTTGGCCCGGAGACGGAGCGCCAAGAACGCACCCAGTTGGGTCGCCTCCAGCAGTGCTGCCCGGCCGAACCGCTGGACGACCGTCTCTTCGTGTCCGTTACAGACGTTTCGGAGGGTCTGGCGCGCGGCCTGCGAGTACGTGACGACCAACAGCACGGCGGTAGATTTCCTCCCGCATCGGTATAAAATTACGGCATCTGTCTTCGAGTATCAACCGGAAGTTGCCGAACTCGGACGACCGACGGGCAGTTATCGACTTCGCACGCTCCACTCGCCGTCGTCGAACTCGACCACGGTGTCGAACAGGGACGTGAGCGTACTGACGGTCTGGGTGTCGCACGCGTCGGGGTCGAGGTGGAAGTGCGCGGTCACGTCGGCCGCGGCGAACCGACCGGTCAGCACGTGAAGGAACTTGTAGACGGTCTGGAGGTCGGCGTACTGGAGCAGGGCGGTCAGCGAGTCGAAGCAAGCGACGGTCCGCCCGTCGAGCGCGTCCCACTCTCGGAGAATTTCGCTCAGTTTGATTCCGAGACCCGTCAGGTCGCCCGGGTTCGACAGCGTCTCGACGACCTCGTCGCCCGTCGCTGAAGTGGTGTCGCTACCGGCGCGGGCCGTCGCCGAGCGAGTCGTATCGCCGACACTCACTAATCGCATGTTCCGGGGACGCTCCCCCGTGCGTGTGAGCCAGTCACGGATACACGTGTCCGGCGACCGAGTGTACGTGACCCACAGGACGTTCTCTTCCGAAGCGTCGTCGAACGCGAGGAGGTCGAGACACGCGTCCTCGGTCGCCGAGTGAATCGACGGCGCGAGTAGCAGGACGCAGTCTCCCTGCGCGAGGTCGGATTCGAACGACTCGTCTTCGTCGTGACCCTTGGTTTGCATCAGTGTACTCGTAGTTTTGCTCCGTTTCGGCCGCGATGTAGCGGTCCGTCTGAACGAGTTTTCCTAAGGGAACCTAGTTTATTTATTTTCCCCTCTGAATTACCCGATTAGTGACCTATCAGTCGAGTTGCTCGACTTCGAACGTCACGTCGGCCGGGTCGAGTCGCTCGTTCACGCGCTCTCGGGCCTGGGCGGGCGACTCGGCGACGACCACGAGACCGTCGGCGGGTTCGGCACCCGAAGCGCGATAGGCGGTCAGGTCCCCGTCCTCGAATTCGGTGGCGTAGGTCCGCAGCACGTTCACGACGCGACGCTCGGTCGCGCCGAGGTCGGTCTCGCCCGACTCGAAGTCGGCCAGCGCGTCCTCGACGTTTCGGAGGGCGGAGATTCGGTCCATGGACCTCAGGTCGTCCGCAGGTGGTCGGTCGAGGGTTCGTATACCTCGCCCTTCTGTTTGAGTTTGTCTATCTCGTGTTCGGCCTTCGACTGCTCCATGCCGATTTCGTCGGCGCGAGCCATCACCTCGTCCACCGGCGCGCCCTCCTCGTAGTCCTCCTCGATTTCGCCGATGAGCTGTTTCAGGTTCTTGATGCGGTCTCGCTGGGACTTCGACTGGCCGGTCTCGACCACGTCGGCGTCGAACTGTCCGGTCTCGGGGTCCACGCCGATGTCTTGGAGACACGAG
This window contains:
- a CDS encoding alpha-amylase family protein yields the protein MGGSDHWYKNSVVYAVDVKRFDDSDGDGVGDFHGLTDRLDYLSRLGVDCIWLLPFFPSPMRDNGYDVADYYGIDDRLGTLGDFAEFLHGAENRGIRVLVDLVVNHTSDQHPWFQKAREDPDSKYRDYYAWTDDPESASVDAETIFPGQEESVWTYDEVADAYYFHRFYDYEPGLNLSNPDVRQEIRNIMGFWLRLGVDGFRLDAASHMVEAKGLESTRPDDPHGIVRNFRSFVTKRKGDAVLLGEVDEEPRRLGEFFGDGDELNLLFNFLLDNYLFLGLARENVEPVVEGLRLLPSVPTEGQWLNFLRNLDELDLERLTESERRDVFEAFAPEENMRIFGRGIRRRLAPMLDDGRQLRLAYSLLFSLPGTPMVVYGDEIGMGDDLSLAGRDAVRTPMQWSSEVNAGFSDAPAEQLVAPVVDEGEYGYENVNVLDQQFDPDSLFNWVQRLVHLRKQNPEVGWGEFDLVETTPPGVMVHRCTWDGRSVVAVHNLADEETTVSFELPETTQLVDMFADRDYEPLDGTTHEFAVSPYGYRWLRGARGEPSRFDEWDSTGQ
- a CDS encoding HAD family hydrolase codes for the protein MTYDAVLFDCDGVIAEMPDRETMTDAMGRVQRRFELSAPPENIVADFFRGNLSAITDRCRAADIDRDTFCTEAAREAIRAQLSEIRSGVRSHYDDVTAICDLDYSLGIVSDNHPRVLSFLLRQFDLTDCFETVHGCRFTPSGLERRKPDPQNIETAMETLDADTALYVGDRPVDVKAADNAGIDSALLRRERRPEREVAVSPTYELSTLWRLPDVL
- a CDS encoding TIGR03885 family FMN-dependent LLM class oxidoreductase, producing MTDIGYHASHEQFAPSDLLEYVRRAEEAGFTDVLASDHFHPWSERQGEAGFVWSWLGAAMETTSMTFGTVNAPGYRYHPTIVAQAAATLRSMYPERFWLSVGSGELLNEHVTGERWPGKDERNARLEACAEVMRRLWDGETVTHHGQVTVEDARLHTLPDTAPPLVGAALSEQTARWLAEWADGMVTVATTDHESLQRRIEAFRERAPDAPVYLKVQLSYAEDEETALEGAYDQWRTNCVPGPVTQNLRTTEQYDAVGETVTREEVKENVRVSADLDRHVEWLREDLALDVEKVFLHNVNREQEQFVDAFGERVLPEFE
- a CDS encoding sensory rhodopsin transducer is translated as MVGKKRWAIAEGYVPETSHGPEPEMTSHETVCVLNATGEDAHVEITVYYTDEDPVGPYEVTVPAERTKHVRFNGLDDPEPIPKGTPFASVVESNVPIVCQHTRLDSRQAENALLTTVPYGAE
- a CDS encoding HIT family protein; its protein translation is MSRDDCIFCQIVEGDIPSRTVFEDDTAMAFLDANPLAPGHTLVIPKEHHETLEETPEDVAAHVFGALHRLNTAVEHAVDADGTNVAFNNGEAAGQEVPHVHGHIIPRFEGDGGNPIHAVAGKRPDLTEDELDEIAEEIHSQRD
- a CDS encoding winged helix-turn-helix domain-containing protein, whose amino-acid sequence is MENPAEAALERLGFLTASPNRVRLLRSLSTNTAPPDALGEDLDLPRSTLQRNLTALEEQGYVSHEVTENRYEITVAGELAFKAVEDALSTVELAASLGPFFERFPTELPVETDSLRSCDVTVSTTDTPFEPLYHVRRNVMDATSVKGFVPTLNPLYLETLRDCVPEQLTLDVIAPPTAYESANPDYDETFATLEAADDVTLREASAVPEYALGIVDETVLLGAFDERMRTHSVLEAPSQPELLEWAEAKYDEVEAASIPR
- a CDS encoding AAA family ATPase, with the protein product MAYSTAALVGATGGAGTTRLAVELGATLARDGREVAILDAAFATEGLARHVSGRIDADVTALLTEDETVQADRLPAEGLREHPATADLAGRLALCPAHAPFERLARAKTTDAARRFETLLGETASAYDHVLVDAPPVASNQAVAAVTAAECVAVVAPASERGVDALQRARGRVADVGASVDAVVANRAEPEHPVRSADAAVPESEVRTVEGVPASAPDPETAFAPAVAHVAEVVFDAELGLEFEESGLLDFDAEELLPDALS